The following are encoded in a window of Kitasatospora sp. NBC_01250 genomic DNA:
- a CDS encoding aldo/keto reductase, with protein MKYRTIGQNPATRREVSVLSLGAMNFGTRTDEQTSFAILDAYVAAGGSFVDTSNNYAFWARGTQGGESEALLGRWRRSRGIGDEIVIATKLGGRPLSPSTTFGKNVEGLSAEVIRASSAASRERLGVEKLDLLYAHIEDDRVPLDETVTAFAELVAEGSVGLLGVSNHWAWRVERARALAAAAGLPGYEVLQYHHSYLRHRTDMPTLRSADGNIGVAGGDVLSYLRSDPGLALVAYSPLLGGGYSRPEQPSDPGFDHAGTPARWAALAAVAKETGATANQVVLAWLIGGEVPVIPLVGASSVAQVTESLAAVDLELTAEQRARLDEAH; from the coding sequence ATGAAGTACCGCACGATCGGTCAGAACCCGGCCACCCGGCGCGAGGTGAGCGTGCTGAGCCTGGGTGCGATGAACTTCGGCACCAGGACCGACGAGCAGACCTCGTTCGCCATCCTCGACGCCTACGTGGCGGCCGGCGGCAGCTTCGTCGACACCTCCAACAACTACGCCTTCTGGGCGCGGGGCACGCAGGGCGGGGAGAGCGAGGCGCTGCTCGGACGCTGGCGGCGCAGCCGTGGGATCGGTGACGAGATCGTCATCGCGACCAAGCTCGGCGGCCGTCCGCTCAGTCCGAGCACCACGTTCGGCAAGAACGTCGAGGGGCTGTCGGCCGAGGTGATCCGTGCCTCCTCGGCGGCCAGCCGGGAGCGGCTCGGCGTGGAGAAGCTGGACCTGCTGTACGCGCACATCGAGGACGACCGGGTGCCGCTGGACGAGACCGTGACGGCCTTCGCCGAGCTGGTCGCCGAGGGCAGCGTCGGGCTGCTGGGGGTGAGCAACCACTGGGCGTGGCGGGTGGAGCGGGCCCGCGCCCTGGCGGCGGCGGCCGGCCTGCCCGGCTACGAGGTGCTGCAGTACCACCACAGCTACCTGCGGCACCGCACCGACATGCCGACGCTGCGTTCGGCGGACGGCAACATCGGCGTGGCCGGTGGCGACGTGCTCAGCTACCTGCGGTCCGACCCGGGCCTCGCGCTGGTCGCCTACTCGCCGCTGCTGGGCGGTGGCTACAGCAGGCCGGAGCAGCCGTCCGACCCCGGGTTCGACCACGCCGGCACCCCGGCGCGCTGGGCCGCGCTGGCGGCGGTGGCGAAGGAGACCGGGGCCACCGCCAACCAGGTGGTGCTGGCCTGGCTGATCGGCGGCGAGGTGCCGGTGATCCCGCTGGTCGGGGCCTCCTCGGTGGCGCAGGTGACCGAGAGCCTGGCGGCGGTGGACCTGGAGCTGACGGCCGAGCAGCGGGCCCGGCTGGACGAGGCGCACTGA
- a CDS encoding family 2B encapsulin nanocompartment shell protein: MTTDTGPAPTEPQQIQVRAQLSLSTVAARNLATTTKSEPQMQGISSRWLLRALPWVQVSGGTYRVNRRLSYAVGRGRVSFVKTGNEVRVVPPSLREVPMLRGIDEDAVLAQLAGRFTQREVAPGEVLVQAGEPIDEIYLIAHGKIDRIGTGKYGESAVLGHLADGDHLGDEAIRQSDALWEYTVKAATAGTVLTLPWATFQELAAASPELRDQIATYLTDTEQAQNQHGEAEIELAAGHDGEPDLPSTFVDYELAPREFELSVAQTVLRVHSRVADLYNDPMNQIEQQLKLTVEALRERQEYELVNNPEFGLLANAEYDQRIQTHSGPPTPDDMDELLSLRRETSHIFAHPRAIAAFGRECSKRGIYFGSVDIGGHHIPAWRGVPIFPCGKIPVAGGHTSSIIAMRAGEDNQGVIGLHQTGIPDEYEPGLNVRFMGINEKAVISYLVSAYYSAAVLVPDALGVLENVEVAGPRS, from the coding sequence ATGACGACCGACACCGGGCCGGCCCCGACCGAACCGCAGCAGATCCAGGTGCGCGCCCAGCTCAGTCTGAGCACCGTGGCGGCACGCAACCTCGCCACCACGACCAAGTCCGAACCGCAGATGCAGGGCATCAGCTCGCGCTGGCTGCTGCGCGCGCTGCCCTGGGTGCAGGTCTCCGGCGGCACCTACCGGGTGAACCGCCGGCTCAGCTACGCCGTGGGCCGTGGCCGGGTGAGCTTCGTGAAGACCGGTAACGAGGTGCGGGTCGTGCCGCCTTCGCTGCGCGAGGTGCCGATGCTGCGCGGCATCGACGAGGACGCGGTGCTGGCCCAGCTGGCCGGTCGGTTCACCCAGCGCGAGGTGGCTCCCGGCGAGGTGCTCGTCCAGGCCGGGGAGCCGATCGACGAGATCTACCTGATCGCCCACGGCAAGATCGACCGGATCGGCACCGGCAAGTACGGCGAGTCCGCCGTCCTCGGCCACCTGGCCGACGGGGACCACCTCGGTGACGAGGCGATCCGCCAGTCGGACGCGCTGTGGGAGTACACGGTGAAGGCGGCCACCGCCGGCACCGTGCTCACCCTGCCGTGGGCCACCTTCCAGGAGTTGGCGGCGGCCTCCCCGGAGTTGCGCGACCAGATCGCGACCTACCTGACCGACACCGAGCAGGCGCAGAACCAGCACGGTGAGGCCGAGATCGAGCTGGCCGCCGGCCACGACGGCGAGCCGGACCTGCCCAGCACCTTCGTGGACTACGAACTCGCCCCGCGCGAGTTCGAACTGAGTGTGGCGCAGACCGTCCTGCGGGTGCACAGCCGGGTCGCCGACCTCTACAACGACCCGATGAACCAGATCGAGCAGCAGTTGAAGCTCACCGTCGAGGCGCTGCGCGAGCGCCAGGAGTACGAGCTGGTCAACAACCCCGAGTTCGGCCTGCTCGCCAACGCCGAGTACGACCAGCGGATCCAGACCCACTCCGGCCCGCCCACCCCCGACGACATGGACGAGCTGCTCAGCCTGCGCCGCGAGACCTCGCACATCTTCGCCCACCCCCGGGCGATCGCCGCCTTCGGCCGCGAGTGCAGCAAGCGCGGCATCTACTTCGGCAGCGTGGACATCGGCGGCCACCACATCCCGGCCTGGCGCGGCGTGCCGATCTTCCCGTGCGGCAAGATCCCGGTGGCGGGCGGGCACACCTCGTCGATCATCGCGATGCGTGCGGGCGAGGACAACCAGGGCGTGATCGGGCTGCACCAGACCGGCATCCCGGACGAGTACGAGCCCGGCCTGAACGTGCGGTTCATGGGCATCAACGAGAAGGCCGTGATCTCCTACCTGGTCAGCGCCTACTACTCCGCCGCCGTCCTGGTGCCCGACGCGCTCGGCGTGCTGGAGAACGTCGAGGTGGCCGGCCCGCGCTCCTGA
- a CDS encoding O-methyltransferase, translating to MTQQQWTAVDEYLEEALVGEDAALTAALATSERAGLPHIAVSPTQGKLLHLLALTAGARRILEVGSLGGYSAIWLGRALPADGRLISLEISPAHAAVARANLHEAGLEKVAEVRTGRAVDSLAELVDDGAEPFDLVFIDADKPSNPEYFAWALRLTRPGSLIIVDNVVRRGAVADAESTDPAVIGVRRLNELVAAEPRVEATAVQTVGSKGYDGFMLIRVMS from the coding sequence ATGACCCAGCAGCAGTGGACCGCGGTGGACGAGTACCTGGAGGAGGCGCTCGTCGGTGAGGACGCGGCGCTGACCGCCGCCCTGGCGACCAGTGAGCGCGCCGGCCTGCCGCACATCGCCGTCTCGCCCACCCAGGGCAAGCTGCTGCACCTGCTGGCGCTGACCGCCGGGGCCCGCCGGATCCTGGAGGTCGGCTCGCTCGGCGGCTACAGCGCCATCTGGCTGGGCCGGGCGCTGCCCGCCGACGGCCGGCTGATCTCGCTGGAGATCTCCCCGGCGCACGCCGCCGTCGCGCGGGCGAACCTGCACGAGGCCGGCCTGGAGAAGGTGGCCGAGGTCCGCACCGGGCGCGCGGTCGACAGCCTGGCCGAGCTGGTGGACGACGGTGCCGAGCCGTTCGACCTGGTCTTCATCGACGCGGACAAGCCCAGCAACCCGGAGTACTTCGCGTGGGCGCTGCGGCTCACCCGTCCCGGTTCGCTGATCATCGTGGACAACGTGGTGCGCCGCGGTGCCGTCGCCGACGCCGAGAGCACGGATCCGGCGGTGATCGGGGTCCGGCGCCTGAACGAGCTGGTCGCCGCCGAACCGCGGGTCGAGGCCACGGCGGTGCAGACGGTCGGCAGCAAGGGCTACGACGGCTTCATGCTGATCCGTGTGATGAGCTGA
- a CDS encoding DedA family protein, whose product MHIEQWIDGAPPGAVYALVGLIIGIESLGIPLPGEIALIAAGVLASKGTVNPALVALCAVAGAIIGDSIGYSIGRKGGKPLFEKLGRKFPRHFGPEHVETAERAFHKWGMWAVFFGRFIALLRIFAGPLAGALRMPYWKFLIANVLGGVTWAGGTTVAVYYVGKAVEKYMQGFSYVALGIVLVGGGVIGLVIKRRAARAFGAPAATEDAAPAAATRVTAGE is encoded by the coding sequence TTGCACATTGAACAGTGGATCGACGGCGCGCCCCCTGGTGCTGTCTACGCGCTGGTCGGGCTGATCATCGGCATCGAGAGCCTCGGTATCCCGTTGCCCGGTGAGATCGCCCTGATCGCCGCCGGCGTGCTGGCCTCGAAGGGGACGGTGAATCCGGCCCTGGTCGCGCTCTGCGCGGTGGCCGGCGCCATCATCGGCGACTCGATCGGCTATTCGATCGGGCGCAAGGGCGGCAAGCCGCTCTTCGAGAAGCTCGGCCGGAAGTTCCCCCGGCACTTCGGCCCCGAGCACGTGGAGACCGCCGAGCGGGCCTTCCACAAGTGGGGCATGTGGGCCGTCTTCTTCGGCCGGTTCATCGCGCTGCTGCGGATCTTCGCCGGGCCGCTGGCCGGCGCACTGCGGATGCCGTACTGGAAGTTCCTGATCGCCAACGTGCTCGGCGGTGTGACCTGGGCCGGTGGCACCACGGTGGCCGTGTACTACGTGGGCAAGGCGGTGGAGAAGTACATGCAGGGCTTCTCCTATGTGGCCCTGGGGATCGTGCTGGTGGGCGGTGGGGTCATCGGGCTGGTGATCAAGCGCCGTGCGGCGCGGGCCTTCGGCGCGCCGGCGGCGACCGAGGACGCGGCACCCGCGGCGGCGACCCGGGTGACCGCGGGGGAGTGA
- a CDS encoding TetR/AcrR family transcriptional regulator has product MDRENSLRERLVDVGVDLVMTDGSASLGLREIARRAGVSHGAPRRYFPTHHALLSAIAHRGFADLGARFAAALASAGSPREQLAAIGREYVGYALEHRGMFELMFRHDLLDSERNGEPQTDRPRLRESTRPLFEGMVALVAQCQAGSAPADAPSPAPSPAVATAAFWANLHGIAQLWTYGSLQLILGAAPAPTPTPTATPTATPGDDHLDRLIDAALDAHLGPVRP; this is encoded by the coding sequence ATGGATCGTGAGAACTCCCTCCGCGAGCGGCTGGTCGACGTCGGCGTCGACCTGGTGATGACCGACGGCAGCGCATCACTGGGACTGCGCGAGATCGCCCGCCGGGCCGGTGTGTCCCACGGCGCGCCGCGCCGCTACTTCCCCACCCACCACGCGCTGCTCTCCGCGATCGCCCACCGGGGCTTCGCGGACCTCGGCGCCAGGTTCGCCGCGGCCCTGGCCTCGGCCGGCTCACCGCGCGAGCAGCTGGCGGCGATCGGGCGGGAGTACGTCGGGTACGCACTGGAGCACCGCGGCATGTTCGAACTGATGTTCCGGCACGACCTGCTGGACAGTGAGCGCAACGGCGAGCCGCAGACGGACCGGCCCCGGCTGCGGGAGTCCACCCGCCCGCTCTTCGAGGGCATGGTGGCACTGGTCGCCCAGTGCCAGGCCGGGTCCGCCCCGGCCGACGCCCCGTCGCCCGCCCCGTCGCCCGCCGTGGCGACGGCAGCGTTCTGGGCGAACCTGCACGGCATCGCCCAGCTCTGGACCTACGGCAGCCTGCAGCTCATCCTCGGCGCGGCCCCCGCGCCCACGCCCACGCCCACTGCCACTCCCACTGCCACTCCCGGCGACGACCACCTCGACCGGCTGATCGACGCCGCACTCGACGCCCACCTCGGCCCGGTGCGCCCATGA
- a CDS encoding MFS transporter has protein sequence MTPTPLTPSPRLALLVSVAGAMIVALDGTVLTVAQPSLQRTLGAGVTQVQWTSTGYLLAVAALLVLAGRLGDRYGHPRLLAVGVLGFGAASAGIVLAPDIGWVIVLRTVQGAFGALLQPATLALLRLGYPADRLAGPIAIRTSAIGLAAAAGPVLGGAIVTHLGWRAVFVLNVPVALAIAALALLLRAPGPDAPRQGAPRQGAERLDPSGALLLSGALAVLVGTLSTVPGHGWTAPPTLLGFTAAAAVAIAFVLRERRSAHPLVPPVVARSVPVTASMALLLATSAGMFGALFTVTFFLQDVRGLDPLASGLYGLPLTALMILGAPVAGAALRRHGPRRTALTGMTLVALGIATLSRLTPAGGWALGGTAFAVLGAGYAAVMVSATGTVVGEAPPGYAGVIGGLKQTAMNIGPTLGIAIAASLMSPRSPGTTTTTAPSAAGLPPALLTLAAVAALGLLPAALLPNRPATADSRRPTPEPPRTTAPDPA, from the coding sequence ATGACCCCCACCCCGCTGACTCCGAGCCCGCGCCTGGCGCTGCTGGTCAGCGTGGCGGGCGCGATGATCGTCGCGCTGGACGGCACCGTGCTGACCGTGGCGCAGCCCAGCCTGCAGCGCACCCTGGGCGCCGGCGTGACGCAGGTCCAGTGGACGAGCACCGGCTACCTGCTCGCGGTGGCCGCGCTGCTGGTCCTGGCCGGCCGACTGGGCGACCGGTACGGGCACCCGCGGCTGCTCGCCGTCGGCGTGCTCGGCTTCGGAGCCGCCTCGGCCGGCATCGTGCTCGCACCGGACATCGGCTGGGTCATCGTCCTGCGCACGGTGCAGGGCGCGTTCGGCGCACTGCTCCAGCCGGCCACGCTCGCCCTGCTGCGCCTCGGCTACCCGGCGGACCGGCTGGCCGGCCCGATCGCGATCCGCACCAGCGCGATCGGCCTGGCGGCCGCGGCCGGCCCGGTACTCGGCGGCGCCATCGTCACGCACCTGGGCTGGCGGGCGGTGTTCGTCCTCAACGTGCCGGTCGCGCTGGCCATCGCCGCCCTCGCCCTGCTGCTGCGCGCACCCGGGCCCGATGCACCACGGCAGGGCGCACCACGGCAGGGCGCCGAGCGCCTGGATCCGAGCGGCGCGCTGCTGCTCTCGGGCGCACTCGCGGTGCTGGTGGGCACGCTCTCCACCGTGCCCGGCCACGGCTGGACCGCACCGCCGACGCTGCTCGGCTTCACGGCCGCAGCGGCCGTCGCCATCGCCTTCGTGCTGCGGGAACGCCGCAGCGCGCACCCGCTGGTGCCGCCCGTGGTGGCACGCTCGGTCCCGGTGACGGCCTCGATGGCCCTCCTGCTGGCCACCAGCGCCGGGATGTTCGGCGCCCTCTTCACCGTCACCTTCTTCCTGCAGGACGTCCGCGGGCTCGACCCGCTCGCCAGCGGCCTGTACGGCCTGCCGCTGACCGCGCTGATGATCCTGGGCGCGCCCGTCGCCGGTGCGGCGCTGCGCCGCCACGGCCCGCGCCGCACCGCGCTCACCGGGATGACGCTCGTCGCCCTGGGCATCGCGACCCTCTCCCGGCTCACCCCGGCCGGCGGGTGGGCGCTCGGCGGCACGGCCTTCGCCGTCCTCGGCGCCGGGTACGCCGCCGTCATGGTCAGCGCCACCGGGACGGTGGTGGGCGAAGCCCCGCCCGGCTACGCGGGGGTGATCGGCGGGCTCAAGCAGACGGCCATGAACATCGGCCCCACCCTCGGGATCGCCATCGCCGCGAGCCTCATGTCGCCCCGGTCACCGGGCACCACCACCACCACCGCCCCGAGCGCCGCGGGCCTGCCACCCGCCCTACTGACCCTGGCCGCCGTCGCCGCCCTCGGCCTCCTCCCGGCCGCCCTGCTGCCCAACCGCCCGGCCACCGCCGACAGCCGCCGGCCCACCCCGGAGCCACCACGAACCACCGCCCCCGATCCGGCCTGA
- a CDS encoding DNA/RNA helicase domain-containing protein: protein MGFRDVEARFPSTAAEALAGLLFGTTPQWRGSTVRLSDLVSYDTPADQGPGPGVRAACAALVRGWLRSEAEAFSGAERRLITDSLVHALASLPAFEWTAFDAAVAGWGSTADQLHRACAPGLARMPRRLFVVYRGILDGLCLHLLHAVVQKSPWLQRVLPKCSTLATEVERLRALTTRTRAGMDEDEAFERRYLAESIRRYQRITLVGAGQDAGRPTEPPLDLGYISRAVVVRGDQSGAGAATMALEEVLATSPRVLLRGPAGAGKSASVTWLAAAAAAAAEGRGPGFLQDRVPFVLPVRALRARHRELPAPEEFLAAAGSALAGTQPTGWVQRVLAQRRGLILVDGVDEVPDEDRDMVGVWLERLVAALPEALWLVTSRPAAVPADSLVPAGFTDLSLGPMDEEAVAGFIRRWHRSARIGDPGDDRLPDQAEELIAALRVRGDLADLATSPLLCALICELNRSGQLPAARTGLYTAVLTGLLSRRDPERTSEPSESSRLSRQEQTAVLQRLAYWQVRNAQSEMDVATAVALGSKALPMLRDATAAEGREEVFRHFLVVTGALWEPAAGRVSFVHRAIRDYLAAQAVLADRDFDLLVRHALNPEWRDVVRNAVALARPSEAAALVRGLLERGDGSLPRSRRVELFVLAAEAVQEAAGLDPRVSQAVRSCLASMLPPRDEAEARAFAQAGAGLPGLLPVQADGRTGGPARDVGGTQAAAVLRWRSEQPNPASSTPVRRRRPELPALTGGARQLAVALSVATRIEPELIRAVRLRVFPYLDAGDEADLWFSPWAGARTRTAMALRPEVLAELRDELARKLAESRPDDPIRTVGGLIAETHVALSPALLLEERVNWIVVCAGSEQTTALEEALRPALRALVDEGRDGVGDWLAGAWQRLPAAAKESVTAWQLVTAAGQRLPELKLEQPRAPERISSADVALVADLLPDVALPVSREGRLLHLGPATAGAPVMMVPDTHPRVLDLLPADGAPGRVRTVTVAEGDVRTLRVGEATVRLRTARGAVYEFPAPSQPLGPVTGTSAASPGSGEGPVEPVGVDGSPNVLLRGPASVIADQALSGVLALRLAERFLQAHGRRPSQAALHSWERSVPALANALVRAGLGAVEVLLEYGLPLTSRSADAVLAGVHPDTGEPSYVVVELKAWSAAEPVDDGAELCRADGYGRAVVNPIEQVRSHCEYLVSINESVAAHPERVCGVAYLYNATEFGVSGLLQLGQSEQGRLFTAERSSDLRAFLRARLRPESGAPAADQLLAGNIRPPRQLMAVAAELIRGQGQFILLGQQRLAYETVMQAVGRTRRSEQKEVIVITGGPGTGKSVVALALLGELHRRGNTAVHATGSRSFTQALRELAGARSRESRSLFRYFNSFTAGEPNSLDVLICDEAHRIRETSPNRFAPAHQRAGRPQIDELIEAARVPVFLLDEHQIVQPGEVGGVELIRAAAAAQGLDCRVVALGEQFRFGGSDVYVEWVGRLLGLTAGGPVRWDPDGKVVLGVAESPEELDAFLAARQTEGYTARMTAGYCWPRTGVPQDGPLPLDVRIDGWARPWCLFGDRAVAGAPPSSLWATDPAGSGQVGLVYTAQGHQFDWSGVILGPDLVWRTDRWLCDRTASRDPAFGKGVSDADVDRMIRNSYRILLTRGMVGTVLYSTDPETRAMLRGLTPP, encoded by the coding sequence GTGGGGTTCCGAGACGTCGAAGCGCGTTTCCCGTCAACCGCGGCCGAGGCCCTGGCCGGGCTGCTCTTCGGCACGACACCGCAGTGGCGCGGGAGCACCGTGCGACTGTCGGACCTCGTCTCGTACGACACACCGGCCGACCAGGGGCCGGGCCCGGGGGTCAGGGCGGCCTGCGCGGCGCTGGTCCGGGGCTGGTTGCGAAGCGAGGCCGAGGCGTTCTCCGGGGCGGAGCGCCGGCTGATCACCGACAGCCTGGTCCACGCGCTCGCGTCACTGCCGGCCTTCGAGTGGACCGCCTTTGACGCGGCCGTGGCCGGCTGGGGGAGCACCGCCGACCAGCTGCACCGCGCCTGCGCCCCGGGCCTGGCCAGGATGCCTCGACGGCTGTTCGTGGTGTACCGCGGGATCCTTGACGGCTTGTGCCTCCATCTCCTCCATGCCGTCGTGCAGAAATCACCGTGGCTGCAACGGGTGCTGCCGAAGTGCAGCACGCTCGCGACCGAGGTGGAGCGGCTGCGGGCACTGACCACCCGCACGCGTGCGGGCATGGACGAGGACGAAGCCTTCGAGCGGCGCTACCTCGCCGAGTCGATCCGGAGGTACCAGCGGATCACGCTCGTCGGTGCCGGGCAGGATGCGGGGCGACCCACCGAGCCACCGCTCGATCTCGGCTACATCAGCCGGGCCGTCGTCGTGCGCGGTGACCAGAGCGGGGCGGGCGCGGCCACCATGGCCTTGGAGGAGGTCCTCGCCACCAGTCCACGGGTTCTGCTGCGCGGACCCGCCGGCGCCGGGAAGAGCGCCTCGGTGACCTGGCTGGCTGCAGCCGCCGCGGCGGCTGCAGAGGGTCGCGGTCCCGGATTCCTCCAGGACCGCGTTCCCTTCGTGCTGCCCGTGCGGGCGCTTCGCGCACGGCATCGTGAGCTTCCCGCCCCTGAGGAATTCCTCGCGGCTGCCGGTTCCGCGCTGGCGGGCACGCAGCCGACGGGCTGGGTGCAGCGGGTGCTTGCCCAGAGGCGCGGCCTGATCCTGGTCGACGGGGTCGACGAAGTCCCGGACGAGGACCGCGACATGGTCGGCGTGTGGCTCGAGCGGCTGGTGGCCGCCCTCCCGGAGGCCCTGTGGCTGGTCACCAGCCGCCCCGCCGCCGTCCCCGCCGACTCGCTGGTCCCGGCCGGGTTCACCGACCTGTCCCTGGGTCCGATGGACGAGGAGGCCGTCGCTGGTTTCATCCGGCGTTGGCACCGCTCGGCGCGGATCGGCGATCCCGGCGACGACCGGCTTCCGGACCAGGCCGAGGAGCTGATAGCGGCGCTCAGGGTCCGCGGGGACCTGGCCGACCTCGCCACCAGCCCGCTCCTGTGCGCGCTGATCTGTGAGTTGAACCGCTCCGGGCAGTTGCCCGCAGCCCGCACCGGGCTGTACACCGCCGTCCTGACCGGACTGCTCTCCCGCCGCGACCCGGAACGGACGAGCGAGCCGAGCGAGTCGTCGCGCCTTTCCCGGCAGGAGCAGACCGCCGTCCTCCAGCGCCTGGCGTACTGGCAAGTCCGCAACGCGCAGAGCGAGATGGATGTCGCTACGGCGGTCGCCCTGGGGTCGAAGGCGCTGCCCATGCTGCGGGACGCTACCGCGGCGGAAGGCCGGGAGGAGGTCTTCCGGCACTTCCTGGTCGTCACCGGGGCTCTCTGGGAGCCGGCCGCTGGGCGTGTCAGCTTCGTGCATCGAGCCATCCGGGACTACCTCGCGGCTCAGGCGGTGCTGGCTGACCGGGACTTCGATCTCCTGGTGCGTCACGCACTGAACCCCGAGTGGCGGGACGTCGTGCGCAACGCGGTGGCGCTCGCCCGGCCGAGCGAAGCGGCGGCGCTGGTGCGCGGCCTGCTGGAGCGGGGTGACGGCTCGCTGCCGCGCAGCCGCCGTGTGGAGCTGTTCGTGCTCGCTGCTGAGGCCGTGCAGGAAGCCGCTGGACTGGACCCGCGGGTGTCGCAGGCCGTCCGTTCCTGCCTCGCCTCCATGCTGCCGCCCCGCGACGAAGCCGAGGCCCGTGCTTTCGCGCAGGCGGGGGCCGGCCTGCCCGGTCTGCTGCCCGTGCAGGCCGACGGGAGAACCGGTGGGCCCGCTCGTGACGTGGGTGGCACGCAGGCCGCAGCGGTCCTCCGATGGCGCTCGGAGCAGCCGAACCCGGCGTCGTCGACCCCGGTCCGCCGCCGGCGACCCGAGCTTCCCGCACTGACCGGAGGAGCTCGGCAGCTGGCCGTGGCGCTCAGTGTGGCGACCCGGATCGAACCCGAGCTGATCCGCGCGGTGCGGTTGCGGGTCTTCCCGTACCTGGATGCGGGCGACGAGGCCGACCTGTGGTTCAGTCCCTGGGCCGGGGCCCGCACCCGCACCGCGATGGCGCTGCGCCCCGAGGTGCTGGCCGAACTGCGCGACGAGCTCGCCCGGAAGCTGGCGGAGAGCCGCCCCGACGACCCGATCCGCACGGTCGGCGGCCTGATAGCCGAGACACACGTCGCGCTCTCCCCGGCGCTCCTCCTGGAGGAGCGGGTCAACTGGATCGTCGTCTGCGCGGGTTCGGAGCAGACGACGGCCCTGGAGGAGGCGCTTCGGCCGGCCCTGCGTGCCTTGGTCGACGAGGGACGCGACGGCGTCGGCGACTGGCTGGCCGGCGCCTGGCAGCGGCTTCCCGCTGCCGCCAAGGAGAGCGTCACCGCCTGGCAGCTCGTCACCGCGGCCGGGCAACGGCTGCCGGAACTGAAGCTGGAGCAGCCCCGGGCACCTGAGCGGATCAGCAGTGCGGACGTCGCCCTGGTGGCCGACCTGCTGCCCGACGTGGCCTTGCCGGTGTCGCGCGAGGGCCGTCTTCTCCACCTCGGCCCGGCCACCGCCGGGGCGCCCGTGATGATGGTGCCCGACACGCATCCCCGCGTCCTGGACCTGTTGCCGGCCGATGGTGCGCCTGGCCGGGTCCGCACCGTGACGGTCGCCGAAGGGGATGTCCGCACGCTGCGGGTCGGCGAGGCAACCGTCCGGCTGCGCACCGCGAGGGGGGCGGTGTACGAGTTCCCCGCACCCTCGCAGCCTCTCGGACCTGTCACCGGAACCTCCGCGGCCTCACCCGGCAGCGGCGAAGGACCCGTCGAACCGGTCGGCGTCGACGGGTCGCCGAACGTGCTGCTGCGGGGACCGGCCTCGGTGATCGCCGACCAGGCCCTGAGCGGCGTCCTGGCGCTACGGCTGGCGGAGCGATTCCTGCAGGCGCACGGCCGTCGGCCGAGCCAAGCTGCGCTCCACTCCTGGGAGCGCAGCGTGCCGGCACTGGCGAACGCGCTGGTCCGGGCAGGTCTGGGAGCGGTGGAGGTACTCCTGGAGTACGGGTTGCCACTGACCAGTCGGTCCGCGGACGCCGTGCTTGCCGGGGTGCACCCCGACACCGGTGAACCCTCGTACGTCGTGGTCGAGCTCAAGGCCTGGAGCGCGGCGGAGCCCGTGGACGACGGTGCGGAACTCTGCCGGGCCGACGGGTATGGCCGGGCTGTCGTGAACCCGATCGAGCAGGTGCGCTCGCACTGCGAGTACCTGGTCTCCATCAACGAATCCGTGGCCGCACACCCGGAGCGGGTGTGCGGGGTGGCGTATCTGTACAACGCGACCGAGTTCGGTGTCTCAGGTCTGCTCCAGCTGGGCCAGAGCGAGCAGGGCCGACTGTTCACCGCCGAGAGGTCCAGCGACCTCCGTGCCTTCCTGCGGGCCAGGCTGCGGCCGGAATCCGGCGCTCCGGCGGCCGACCAGCTGCTGGCCGGGAACATTCGGCCGCCTCGGCAGCTGATGGCCGTCGCCGCCGAACTCATTCGTGGCCAGGGGCAGTTCATCCTGCTGGGCCAGCAGCGACTGGCGTACGAGACGGTCATGCAGGCAGTCGGCCGCACCCGGCGTTCGGAGCAGAAGGAGGTGATCGTGATCACCGGCGGGCCCGGGACCGGCAAAAGCGTCGTCGCGCTCGCACTCCTGGGGGAGCTGCACCGCCGTGGCAACACCGCGGTGCACGCGACCGGTTCGCGCTCCTTCACTCAGGCGCTGCGCGAGCTGGCAGGTGCCCGTAGCCGCGAGAGCCGCAGCCTGTTCCGGTACTTCAACAGCTTCACGGCCGGCGAACCCAACAGCCTGGACGTGCTGATCTGCGACGAGGCCCACCGGATCCGGGAGACCTCACCAAACCGTTTCGCGCCCGCCCATCAGCGCGCCGGCCGCCCGCAGATCGACGAGCTGATCGAGGCGGCTCGCGTGCCGGTCTTCCTTCTGGACGAGCACCAGATCGTCCAGCCCGGTGAGGTGGGCGGGGTGGAGCTGATCAGGGCGGCAGCGGCGGCCCAGGGCCTGGACTGCCGGGTCGTCGCACTGGGTGAGCAGTTCCGATTCGGCGGAAGTGATGTGTACGTGGAGTGGGTGGGGCGTCTCCTGGGCCTGACGGCCGGTGGGCCGGTCCGCTGGGACCCAGACGGGAAGGTCGTCCTCGGGGTAGCCGAAAGCCCTGAGGAACTCGACGCTTTCCTGGCGGCACGACAGACGGAGGGCTACACGGCCAGGATGACGGCAGGTTACTGCTGGCCGCGGACCGGAGTGCCGCAGGACGGCCCCCTTCCGCTGGACGTGCGGATCGACGGCTGGGCGCGCCCCTGGTGCCTGTTCGGTGACCGTGCCGTCGCAGGTGCCCCACCGTCGAGCCTGTGGGCCACCGACCCGGCCGGATCCGGCCAGGTCGGCCTCGTCTACACGGCACAGGGCCACCAGTTCGACTGGAGTGGGGTCATCCTTGGTCCTGACCTGGTGTGGCGCACCGACCGGTGGCTCTGCGACCGCACCGCCTCCCGTGACCCGGCGTTCGGGAAGGGCGTCAGCGACGCGGATGTCGATCGCATGATCCGCAACAGCTACCGGATCCTGTTGACCCGCGGCATGGTCGGCACCGTGCTGTACTCCACCGATCCGGAGACCCGGGCCATGCTGCGCGGCCTCACCCCGCCGTAA